A segment of the Candidatus Methylomirabilota bacterium genome:
CGCAGTCGGGAAACCTCACATCGTCGATGAACTGTCCGGCGCCGGTCAGCAGGCGCGGGTCTTCCCGGCGGCGGACCACCTGGCCGGCGTGCTCGGCCATGGCTAGTGCCGTTCCAACTTGTTGATACTAAATCTGTCCACGAACGACGTACACGGTGCCTTCCTAGGCGCGAATAGTTGGAACGGCACTAGGCGCGAATAGTTGGAACGGCACTAGTTCGAGCCTTCGACCTTGCCGATCTTCTTGATGACGGCCGCCAGCTTCTCGGCGTCCTTGCGCCACCAGGCGTTGAACTCCTCGGCGTCCTGGTAGGCGATCGGCGTCTGAAGCTTCTGGCTCGCGGTGACGACCTCCGGCTCCTTGACCGCCTTGCGCACGGCGTCGCCCACGATTCTCAGGATGTGCGGCGGCGTCGCCCTGGGCGCCACCAGCCCGGCCCAGGCGGCGTACTCGACGGCGTAGCCCAGCTCCTTCAGCGAAGGCACCTCGGGGAACGCGGGGAGGCGCCCGAGACCGGTGTGACCGAGCAGCCGCACCTTGCCCGCCGGCAGGTGCGGGGCGACCAGCGTGGGAACGCTGGCGACGATCTCGGCGTGGCCACCCAGCAGCGCGTTCATCATCGGCCCTCCCCCGGTGGTGGGAAGATGCCGCATGGTGATGCCCGCCGATTGCAAGAACATGGCGAAGGGCACGTGCGAGGCGCCGTAGAGGCCCGACGAGGTGTGCACGATCTGGCCGGGGCGCCGCTTGGCGTCCTCGACGACATCTTGAAGACTCTTCCAGGGAGCGTCCCCGCGGACGGTGATCACCGAGGGCTCGGCGTTGATGCGGGCGATGCCCACGAACTGGTCGATCGTGTAGTTATGCGGCCGACCGAACAGCTTGTCGACCTCCGGCAAGGTGGAGACGCTCACCAGGGCCATGAGCAGGGTGTAGCCGTCGGGCTTGCTCGTCGCCACGTACTGGTTGCCGACGGCGCCGGCCGCCCCCGGCTTGTTGGTGACGACGACAGGCTGCTTGAGGATGCGCTCGAGCGCCGCCGCCAGCGGGCGCGCCGTGAGGTCGGCCAGCCCCCCCGGCGGAAACGCGACCACGATCGTGATCGGGCGGGTGGGATAGGGCTCCTGCGCCCCCACGCTCGCGGCCAGGACCAGGAGCACCACTATCGCCGCACCCAGCACTCGCGCCATCGCCGTCCTCCTCCGCTACGGATACCCGG
Coding sequences within it:
- a CDS encoding tripartite tricarboxylate transporter substrate binding protein codes for the protein MARVLGAAIVVLLVLAASVGAQEPYPTRPITIVVAFPPGGLADLTARPLAAALERILKQPVVVTNKPGAAGAVGNQYVATSKPDGYTLLMALVSVSTLPEVDKLFGRPHNYTIDQFVGIARINAEPSVITVRGDAPWKSLQDVVEDAKRRPGQIVHTSSGLYGASHVPFAMFLQSAGITMRHLPTTGGGPMMNALLGGHAEIVASVPTLVAPHLPAGKVRLLGHTGLGRLPAFPEVPSLKELGYAVEYAAWAGLVAPRATPPHILRIVGDAVRKAVKEPEVVTASQKLQTPIAYQDAEEFNAWWRKDAEKLAAVIKKIGKVEGSN